One Pristiophorus japonicus isolate sPriJap1 chromosome 19, sPriJap1.hap1, whole genome shotgun sequence genomic window carries:
- the LOC139230212 gene encoding major histocompatibility complex class I-related gene protein-like encodes MLLITLLNVYCVPTVSSADYHILAFYYLLNHGRAELPEYSLVAMLDDYQIAYFDSTLQRTVPRQRWMANSFQRDHWDAMAITMAGFHGLVKGNAEIFYRQRQGVSTEWWNANSFMNKYFKALLEKDCVKWLLTYVECGRGALQRRATPEVFIGGRSNRERVLRLSCLVMGFYPRPIDVTWLRNGQEMPDVESSDLLPNQEETYRVMKTIELSGDDGERYSCHIEHANLLQGLDVPWGHGFNLLF; translated from the exons ATGCTGCTTATTACTTTACTGAATGTTTACTGTGTGCCCACAGTCTCCTCTG CAGATTATCACATCCTGGCATTTTACTACCTCCTGAACCATGGCCGGGCAGAGCTGCCCGAGTACAGTTTGGTGGCGATGCTGGATGACTATCAGATCGCGTATTTCGACAGCACGTTGCAGCGGACTGTGCCCAGACAGCGGTGGATGGCCAACTCCTTCCAGAGGGATCACTGGGACGCCATGGCTATCACAATGGCGGGCTTCCACGGCCTGGTCAAAGGAAACGCCGAGATATTTTACCGCCAGCGCCAGGGTGTCTCGA CAGAGTGGTGGAATGCCAATTCCTTCATGAACAAGTACTTCAAGGCTCTGTTGGAGAAGGACTGCGTGAAATGGCTGCTGACATACGTCGAGTGTGGGCGAGGAGCACTGCAGAGGAGAG CCACCCCTGAGGTGTTCATTGGGGGGAGGAGCAACAGGGAGCGAGTGCTGAGGCTCTCCTGCCTTGTGATGGGCTTTTACCCACGGCCTATCGATGTGACGTGGCTGAGGAATGGTCAGGAGATGCCCGACGTTGAATCCAGCGACCTGCTGCCCAACCAGGAGGAGACGTATCGGGTGATGAAAACCATTGAGCTAAGTGGAGACGACGGGGAGAGATACTCCTGTCACATCGAGCACGCCAACCTCCTTCAGGGGCTCGACGTCCCCTGGG
- the LOC139230213 gene encoding uncharacterized protein: protein MTSGSSQARAAERILHAFTKTQNPLSPEPPAALSPPQPQAPRSPEPPGPPQLRALRSPEPRGSTAPSPPQPRAQNPPQLRAPCSPEPPAAPNPPQFQGPCSSEPPAAPSPPQPPISHTSEPTAALQPRIHRSSEPPRSPEPAAAPSPPQNRAPCSPEPPHQPQAPRSSEPPAALSPPQPRAPHSSEPPPAEPSPLQPRAPRSPEPPHQPQAPRSSEPLAALSPPQP, encoded by the exons atgacttccgg TAGCTCCCAGGCCAGAGCAGCTGAACGCATCCTCCATGCATTCACCAAGACCCAGAACCCTCTGAGCCCCGAACCGCCCGCAGCCCTGAGCCCCCCGCAGCCCCAAGCCCCCCGCAGCCCCGAGCCCCCGGGCCCTCCGCAGCTCCGAGCCCTCCGCAGCCCTGAGCCCCGGGGCTCCACAGCTCCGAGCCCCCCGCAGCCCCGAGCCCAGAATCCCCCACAGCTCCGAGCCCCCTGcagccccgagccccccgcagcCCCGAATCCCCCACAGTTCCAAGGCCCCTGCAGCTCCGAGCCCCCCGCAGCTCCGAGTCCCCCGCAGCCCCCAATCTCCCACACATCCGAGCCCACCGCAGCCCTGCAGCCCCGAATCCACCGCAGCTCCGAGCCCCCCCGCAGCCCCGAGCCCGCCGcagccccgagccccccgcagAACCGAGCCCCCTGCAGCCCCGAGCCCCCGCACCAGCCCCAAGCCCCCCGCAGTTCCGAGCCCCCCGCAGCCCTGAGCCCCCCGCAGCCCCGAGCCCCCCACAGCTCCGAGCCCCCCCCCGCAGAACCGAGCCCCCTGcagccccgagccccccgcagcCCCGAGCCCCCGCACCAGCCCCAAGCCCCCCGCAGTTCCGAGCCCCTCGCAGCCCTGAGCCCCCCGCAGCCCTGA